A genome region from Psychrobacter jeotgali includes the following:
- the sppA gene encoding signal peptide peptidase SppA encodes MPNWPPDPNKRPDNSTNHPAPIQPTATNQPSGQEWRVIEKTLLASVEEQRRARRWSIFFKLLTFGYILLLFLTLGRGCTSKAPTGLEGADTSRPHLAVVEIQGTISDADPANAYDISKALTRAFENKNSKAVALDINSPGGSPVQSDQIWQTMMDLRQEYPDKKLYAVIGDMGASGAYYIASAADEIYVNPSSLVGSIGVIMPSYNIEGLMDKLGIDDRTVTAGEYKDILSLSRSLSDYEEQHVEEVLANTHKHFINAVKEGRGDRLKDPEANKLFSGLFWTGEQSIALGLADDTGSIASLERKLELDNIVNYTPLDPFQLFMDRFAVKMGAGIGSSVNLDLLPQEDSNAKMR; translated from the coding sequence ATGCCCAATTGGCCACCAGATCCCAATAAACGTCCTGATAATTCGACAAATCATCCGGCACCTATCCAGCCAACGGCTACTAATCAGCCTAGTGGACAAGAATGGCGGGTTATTGAAAAAACTTTATTAGCCAGCGTCGAAGAACAGCGCCGTGCAAGGCGTTGGAGTATATTTTTTAAATTACTCACTTTCGGCTATATCTTATTACTGTTTTTAACGCTTGGTCGTGGCTGTACTAGTAAAGCGCCAACAGGGCTTGAAGGTGCAGATACCAGCAGACCACATTTGGCTGTGGTTGAGATACAAGGTACTATTAGTGATGCTGACCCCGCTAATGCCTATGATATTAGCAAAGCGTTAACCCGTGCTTTTGAGAACAAAAACTCCAAAGCGGTAGCTTTAGATATCAATTCACCAGGTGGCTCGCCGGTACAGTCCGATCAAATTTGGCAAACCATGATGGACTTGCGTCAAGAATATCCAGACAAAAAACTTTATGCAGTCATCGGTGATATGGGGGCTTCAGGCGCTTATTATATTGCTTCAGCAGCAGATGAGATATATGTCAATCCATCAAGCCTCGTTGGCTCTATCGGTGTCATTATGCCCAGCTATAATATTGAAGGTTTAATGGATAAGTTAGGTATTGATGATCGTACGGTGACGGCGGGTGAATATAAAGATATATTGAGTTTGTCACGCTCACTTAGTGACTATGAGGAGCAGCATGTTGAAGAAGTACTTGCTAATACCCATAAGCACTTTATCAATGCGGTTAAAGAAGGTCGTGGTGATCGTCTGAAAGACCCCGAAGCAAATAAACTATTCTCAGGGCTGTTTTGGACTGGTGAGCAGTCTATTGCTTTAGGTTTGGCGGATGATACCGGCAGTATCGCCAGCTTAGAGCGCAAACTTGAGCTCGATAATATCGTAAATTACACACCGCTAGATCCTTTTCAGTTATTCATGGATCGTTTTGCAGTCAAGATGGGGGCAGGGATAGGCTCAAGCGTCAATCTTGATCTATTGCCACAAGAAGACAGTAATGCCAAAATGCGTTAA
- a CDS encoding ComEC/Rec2 family competence protein — translation MYWSISIIIITAMMGVLAVVDTTSLPINALLLTQINASIWALLLIFIAATLLYIKPLSFLSSPLSNPPLNPRLKPAVISKQLFVILRYLFVISLSLLLIIGSALQALIHYQQAETTKVAESMRVQAWVTIEGISDSVYDPLNDSGYRQVATLRAVSPLVSEISAEALNSDTINRSSTEGDNSLSNINNPNYSSQNKRQYPAYRVLLNAYPKNSSKDSKDSQASVINNLQPGDQLWMTLSLAPLKSSQQALDNPQGFDSYRWLRSRHIDGMATIIAMGSPIDASINASGVPNAVGTTLLSTKKSLVKRLRTIIDQGRWQLRQHFYVDWNAQTSAERQAKAVTLSLLTGDRSLISRETKDLYQRAGISHLLAISGTHVLFLAIVLAGLVISLLNRFYSGVYRRIPRWQLRWLVMISAAFIYALFTGFDVPAARTAWMLLVIGLMRMTLLPISTMRILLTLAVVMAWFDPYVLWQAGYWLSFIAVALLLRYEESRPDQTSVVPLADMNTQLRTHLRPSAAKKSKASVLYTQLWLLLKRIFKLQFWLFIALLPITLLLFGKVSLWGLVINLFAIGLFGWIIVPLNLLAGLCYLFSPALADIIWASVSAIIGCLHTFIDKLTSLPALSAAWLYTPVNMGVLLIALLIILPWLLPRGLISRWLALPPLALLMMSVYGNQQALSLTPTLYILPTGDQKLTAVLLQYPTNITDQPNYKKPEKNNDTDNISWLFLADHRPQEQLSKPSALSADKLSTTLEQQLRTLAVKSLEGIIVQTSAELLMINDEVNKQKSAHITSRSKAKNSQPLSILPKVVALLSRKLPTSEYWQAGRQIAPSLDMPITAQNCGQAKIWQSANGSLVLKAMTGWSEIKDSRVWDCVIAIDSVLPITVKRYDAANPYKSKPVDGQKLIGQAFNQNQQSQSQQNLPSAQQKTLQSQKMQSRLILDAATHQRVWQLWSLLCQTQPFAINMTSESAAIDSITWLSHSQASTSAKILTTQRVKEVLTYDNKALEASFSSMLVSSEP, via the coding sequence GTGTATTGGTCAATTAGTATCATTATAATAACCGCTATGATGGGGGTGTTGGCGGTTGTCGATACTACCTCACTGCCGATCAATGCGCTACTATTGACTCAAATCAATGCTTCTATTTGGGCGCTATTGTTAATCTTTATCGCTGCCACTTTATTGTATATAAAGCCGCTTTCATTTTTATCAAGTCCGTTGTCAAACCCGCCCCTCAACCCACGACTTAAACCAGCTGTGATTTCTAAGCAGCTGTTTGTTATCTTGCGCTACTTATTCGTTATAAGTCTATCGCTACTACTCATCATCGGTAGTGCACTACAAGCCTTGATTCATTATCAACAGGCAGAAACAACCAAAGTCGCTGAATCTATGCGTGTGCAAGCTTGGGTGACTATTGAGGGTATCAGCGATAGTGTTTATGACCCCTTGAATGATAGTGGCTACCGACAAGTCGCTACTTTGCGAGCGGTTTCGCCCTTAGTTTCTGAGATAAGTGCTGAAGCGTTAAATAGCGATACTATAAATCGTAGTAGCACAGAAGGCGATAATAGCCTAAGCAATATAAACAATCCTAACTATTCAAGTCAAAATAAACGACAGTATCCTGCTTACCGAGTGCTACTCAATGCTTACCCCAAAAACTCGTCTAAGGATTCTAAAGACTCTCAAGCTTCAGTTATAAATAACTTACAGCCCGGTGATCAGTTATGGATGACTTTATCATTAGCGCCGTTGAAGAGCTCTCAACAAGCCCTTGATAATCCGCAAGGGTTTGATAGCTATCGCTGGTTGCGCAGCCGCCATATCGATGGAATGGCAACTATTATCGCTATGGGCAGTCCGATAGATGCTTCTATAAATGCTTCTGGAGTGCCTAATGCTGTTGGCACCACTTTGCTATCGACCAAAAAATCCCTCGTTAAGCGTTTACGTACGATTATTGACCAAGGGCGCTGGCAGCTTCGGCAACATTTTTATGTAGATTGGAACGCTCAAACCTCCGCTGAAAGGCAGGCCAAAGCCGTTACTTTGAGTCTATTAACTGGCGATCGTAGTCTCATTAGTCGTGAAACTAAAGATTTATATCAACGCGCTGGCATTTCGCACCTATTGGCTATATCTGGCACTCATGTATTGTTTTTAGCAATTGTACTGGCAGGTTTGGTCATATCACTTTTGAACCGGTTTTATTCTGGAGTGTATCGCAGGATTCCACGTTGGCAACTGCGCTGGCTGGTGATGATAAGTGCCGCTTTTATTTATGCTCTATTTACAGGCTTTGATGTGCCTGCTGCGCGCACCGCTTGGATGCTACTGGTTATTGGGTTAATGCGCATGACTTTATTGCCTATCAGTACTATGCGCATATTATTGACTTTAGCAGTGGTCATGGCATGGTTTGATCCTTACGTGTTATGGCAAGCTGGATATTGGTTATCTTTTATCGCCGTCGCCTTGCTGCTTAGGTATGAAGAGAGCCGACCAGATCAAACCTCTGTAGTGCCGCTTGCCGATATGAACACTCAATTACGCACACATTTACGGCCTTCTGCTGCTAAAAAGTCTAAAGCCAGCGTGTTGTATACTCAATTATGGCTGCTATTAAAACGTATATTCAAGCTACAATTTTGGTTATTTATCGCATTATTGCCTATCACTTTATTGCTGTTTGGTAAGGTCTCATTATGGGGGCTGGTGATTAATTTGTTTGCTATTGGCTTGTTTGGTTGGATTATTGTACCGCTTAATTTATTGGCGGGACTTTGTTATCTATTCTCTCCAGCATTAGCCGATATAATATGGGCATCAGTAAGTGCGATAATAGGTTGTTTGCATACCTTTATTGATAAATTAACTTCATTACCAGCATTGTCAGCAGCTTGGCTGTATACCCCAGTGAATATGGGAGTGCTGCTGATTGCCTTATTAATAATATTGCCATGGCTATTACCACGTGGTCTTATTAGTCGCTGGCTGGCGCTACCACCACTGGCTCTACTGATGATGAGCGTTTATGGCAATCAGCAAGCGCTATCACTGACGCCCACTTTATATATACTACCTACTGGTGATCAAAAGTTAACTGCAGTATTGCTACAATATCCTACCAACATAACGGATCAACCCAACTATAAAAAGCCTGAGAAGAATAACGATACTGATAATATCAGTTGGTTGTTTTTGGCAGATCATCGTCCACAAGAGCAGCTTTCTAAGCCAAGCGCACTAAGCGCTGATAAGTTATCAACTACGCTTGAGCAACAACTGCGTACTTTAGCGGTTAAAAGCTTGGAGGGCATTATTGTACAAACTAGCGCTGAGTTACTAATGATTAACGATGAAGTTAATAAGCAAAAAAGTGCTCATATTACTAGCCGATCTAAAGCCAAGAACTCTCAGCCGCTGTCTATACTTCCAAAGGTAGTTGCACTATTAAGTCGTAAATTGCCCACTTCTGAATATTGGCAAGCGGGGCGTCAAATAGCGCCAAGCCTGGATATGCCAATCACTGCCCAAAATTGTGGGCAAGCAAAGATCTGGCAGTCAGCTAATGGCAGCCTAGTATTGAAGGCCATGACGGGTTGGAGTGAGATAAAAGATAGTCGAGTTTGGGACTGTGTGATTGCTATTGATAGTGTACTACCGATAACGGTTAAACGTTATGATGCAGCTAATCCTTATAAGTCTAAGCCTGTAGACGGTCAAAAACTGATAGGCCAAGCATTTAATCAAAACCAACAATCCCAAAGCCAGCAAAATCTACCATCAGCACAGCAAAAAACGCTTCAAAGTCAAAAAATGCAATCGCGTCTTATTTTAGATGCTGCTACCCACCAAAGGGTTTGGCAGCTGTGGTCGTTATTGTGTCAAACACAGCCGTTTGCTATCAATATGACGAGTGAGTCAGCAGCTATAGATTCAATAACTTGGCTGAGTCACAGTCAGGCGTCCACCTCAGCTAAGATACTCACAACACAGCGAGTGAAGGAGGTGCTCACTTATGATAATAAAGCGTTAGAAGCTAGCTTTTCTTCGATGTTAGTTTCTAGCGAGCCATAG
- a CDS encoding DUF2062 domain-containing protein, producing MPKNRSDRLKKLLPTPEKILETRSLKLFVPHLVDPRLWHFNRHSLNKAVYIGVLCAFFPLPGQMLLALIGALIFRANVPMALGLTWITNPLTTLPIFYAAYYIGAKIIDVPMISIRLIGRMIADFSLWLLSNGSNPFITYRGTVSITAFCLGLTILAIVTSVICGLAFKAIWRYKTVSSWQKRSRSSSDEPPHSR from the coding sequence GTGCCCAAAAACCGTTCAGACCGTCTTAAAAAACTTTTGCCTACGCCCGAAAAGATATTGGAAACCCGCTCTCTAAAGCTGTTTGTGCCTCATCTGGTAGATCCGCGTTTATGGCATTTCAATCGTCATAGCTTGAATAAAGCCGTTTACATCGGCGTGCTTTGCGCTTTTTTTCCGTTACCAGGACAGATGTTACTGGCTTTAATTGGGGCGCTGATTTTTCGTGCTAATGTGCCTATGGCACTGGGACTAACGTGGATTACCAATCCACTTACTACCTTGCCTATTTTTTACGCAGCCTACTATATTGGTGCCAAGATTATCGACGTACCAATGATTAGTATTAGATTGATCGGTAGAATGATTGCTGACTTTAGCTTATGGTTACTATCCAACGGCAGCAATCCATTTATTACATATCGAGGCACAGTATCTATTACCGCCTTTTGTCTAGGACTGACCATTTTAGCGATTGTAACCAGTGTCATATGTGGTTTAGCCTTTAAGGCTATCTGGCGTTACAAGACCGTGAGCAGCTGGCAAAAACGTTCACGCAGCTCCTCAGATGAGCCGCCCCATTCACGCTAA
- the lolD gene encoding lipoprotein-releasing ABC transporter ATP-binding protein LolD, translating into MSAILKASNISKIYDEGAVHTQVLTGLDLNVHPGERIAIVGTSGSGKSTLLHLLGGLDTPTSGEVWLHGECLNHMNETQRGAMRNKYLGFIYQFHHLLAEFTAVENVAMPLLMRPKVSTSEARKQAIEILENVGLGHRLDHRPGELSGGERQRVAIARALVTKPSLILADEPTGNLDYDNAQSVFGLLSELQSTMQTALLMVTHDRSLAALADRQLLLRNGHWEDY; encoded by the coding sequence ATGTCTGCCATTTTAAAGGCGAGCAATATTAGTAAAATATATGATGAAGGGGCAGTACATACCCAAGTCCTAACCGGTCTAGACTTGAACGTGCATCCAGGTGAACGCATTGCCATTGTGGGGACCAGTGGCTCGGGGAAAAGTACCTTACTGCATTTGCTTGGTGGTCTTGACACACCTACCAGCGGTGAAGTGTGGCTGCATGGTGAGTGCCTGAACCATATGAATGAGACCCAGCGCGGCGCTATGCGTAATAAATACCTAGGATTTATTTACCAGTTCCACCATTTATTAGCGGAATTTACCGCAGTCGAAAACGTGGCTATGCCTTTACTTATGCGCCCTAAAGTCTCAACCAGTGAAGCACGCAAGCAGGCGATTGAGATTTTAGAGAATGTAGGTTTAGGCCATCGTTTAGATCATAGGCCAGGGGAGTTATCAGGTGGTGAACGCCAGCGGGTGGCTATTGCGCGCGCTTTGGTTACCAAGCCTTCGCTTATTTTGGCAGATGAGCCTACCGGTAACTTGGATTATGATAACGCTCAAAGTGTGTTTGGGTTACTCTCCGAGCTACAAAGTACTATGCAAACCGCACTTTTAATGGTTACGCATGATCGTAGTCTAGCGGCACTGGCAGATCGACAGTTATTGTTGCGTAATGGCCACTGGGAAGACTATTAA